The following are encoded together in the Paludisphaera mucosa genome:
- a CDS encoding DUF1552 domain-containing protein, which translates to MIVMKKALPRRTFLRGVGTALALPLLDAMVPSMTALAATPADPSRLRRLGFVYMPMGCDLPRWTPPGGDVLDVLSPILSPLEPVKKYVTAISNLELRNAYPGTHATSNASFLSAARAKLTESTDYYLGTTVDQIAAKQLGRETQLPSLEIAMDLLSTVGQCDNGYACVYQNNLSWSSPTTPLPAEAHPRIVFERLFGEGGNAVERRAALKKRASLLDSVAEEMARLKNQLGPADREKVAQYLDAVREVERRIQKAEADSREDALPDLDRPVGVPASYADHARLMFDLQILAMQGDVTRVVTFQLARETSNRTYPEIGVFDSHHPLTHHGNDPAKIAKMARINQFHVSLFAEFVAKMQATREGDGSLLDHSLYLYGSGMGNPNLHDHKDLPILVAGGAAGRMKGGRHIRFKEPTPLANLHLTLLDKVGVHLDSFADSRGQVDELFEPLAI; encoded by the coding sequence ATGATCGTCATGAAGAAGGCCCTGCCGAGGCGGACGTTCCTGCGGGGCGTCGGGACCGCGCTCGCGTTGCCTCTGCTGGACGCGATGGTCCCCTCGATGACCGCCCTGGCCGCGACGCCGGCCGACCCGTCGCGGCTGCGACGGCTGGGGTTCGTCTACATGCCGATGGGCTGCGACCTGCCCCGGTGGACGCCCCCGGGCGGCGACGTGCTCGACGTCCTCTCGCCGATCCTCAGCCCGCTGGAGCCGGTGAAGAAGTACGTCACCGCGATCAGCAACCTGGAGCTGCGGAACGCCTACCCGGGCACGCACGCGACGTCCAACGCCTCCTTCCTGAGCGCGGCGCGGGCGAAGCTGACCGAGAGCACCGACTACTACCTGGGCACGACCGTCGACCAGATCGCCGCGAAGCAGCTCGGCCGCGAGACCCAGCTGCCGTCGCTCGAGATCGCGATGGACCTGCTGTCGACGGTCGGCCAGTGCGACAACGGGTATGCGTGCGTCTATCAGAACAACCTCTCGTGGTCCTCTCCGACCACGCCGCTGCCGGCCGAGGCCCATCCGCGGATCGTCTTCGAACGCCTCTTCGGCGAGGGAGGGAACGCCGTCGAGCGTCGCGCCGCCTTGAAGAAGCGGGCGAGCCTGCTCGACTCCGTCGCCGAGGAGATGGCCCGCCTCAAGAATCAGCTCGGGCCGGCCGATCGCGAGAAGGTCGCCCAGTACCTCGACGCCGTCCGCGAGGTCGAGCGGCGGATCCAGAAGGCCGAGGCCGACTCGCGGGAGGACGCCCTGCCGGACCTGGACCGGCCCGTCGGCGTCCCCGCCTCGTACGCCGACCACGCCCGTCTGATGTTCGACCTCCAGATCCTGGCCATGCAGGGCGACGTCACGCGGGTCGTCACGTTCCAGCTCGCCCGCGAGACGAGCAACCGGACCTATCCCGAGATCGGCGTGTTCGACTCGCACCACCCGCTGACGCACCACGGCAACGACCCGGCCAAGATCGCCAAGATGGCCCGGATCAACCAGTTCCACGTCTCGCTGTTCGCCGAGTTCGTCGCCAAGATGCAGGCGACCCGCGAGGGTGACGGTTCTTTGCTCGATCACTCGCTCTACCTCTACGGCAGCGGCATGGGCAACCCCAACCTCCACGACCACAAGGACCTGCCGATCCTCGTCGCCGGCGGAGCCGCCGGCCGCATGAAGGGCGGCCGCCACATCCGCTTCAAGGAGCCCACGCCGCTGGCGAACCTCCACCTGACCCTGCTCGACAAGGTCGGCGTGCATCTCGACTCCTTCGCCGACAGCCGCGGCCAGGTCGATGAGCTGTTCGAGCCGCTGGCGATTTGA
- a CDS encoding ankyrin repeat domain-containing protein: MARKRGIALAGLLLFLIVAGAGAGGLESPLPDAAEKQNSAAVRKLVGQGVDVNQAQVDGMTALHWAAHHDDLETARFLVAAKADVKRANRYEVTPLSLACTNGNAAMVELLLGAGADPNTRLRGGETVLMTAARTGKLGPVRALLARGADVDARERRGQTALMWAAADGHAAVVEALLAAHADFRTPLPSGFTPLFFAVREGRADVVRLLLKAGADVNEAMQPKKNAGRGPARGTSPLILAVENGHFDLAVELLKAGADPNDQRSGFTALHMMSWVRKPNRGDGLDDAPPPIGSGTMTNLDFVRELAARGANVDARLAKGAGGRSPVAKSGATPFLMACVTADVPFLRTLLELGADPSTPNSDGCTPLMAAAGVGSLAPGEEAGTETEAYEAVQLALELGGDVNTVDANGETAMHGAAYKSLPSVVQLLADRGAKIEIWNRRNKRGWTPLMIAEGHRPGNFKPSPETIVAIQRVMAAAGVAPPTDAPQAEIRKGYEADSAAKPTP; the protein is encoded by the coding sequence ATGGCTCGAAAACGCGGGATCGCACTGGCCGGGCTGCTGCTCTTCCTGATCGTCGCCGGCGCCGGCGCGGGGGGACTGGAATCGCCCTTGCCGGATGCGGCGGAGAAGCAGAATTCGGCGGCCGTCCGCAAGCTCGTCGGCCAGGGCGTCGACGTGAACCAGGCCCAGGTCGACGGCATGACCGCACTGCACTGGGCGGCCCATCATGACGACCTGGAGACGGCGCGATTCCTCGTCGCCGCGAAGGCCGACGTCAAACGCGCGAACCGCTACGAGGTGACGCCCCTGTCGCTGGCCTGCACGAACGGGAACGCGGCGATGGTCGAGCTGCTGCTCGGGGCCGGGGCCGACCCCAACACCCGGCTTCGCGGCGGCGAGACGGTCCTGATGACCGCGGCGCGGACCGGGAAGCTCGGCCCGGTGCGGGCCTTGCTCGCCCGCGGCGCCGACGTGGACGCCCGCGAGCGGCGCGGGCAGACGGCCCTGATGTGGGCGGCGGCCGACGGCCATGCGGCGGTCGTCGAGGCGCTCCTGGCGGCCCACGCCGATTTTCGCACGCCCCTGCCTTCCGGCTTCACGCCCCTCTTCTTCGCCGTCCGCGAGGGGCGGGCGGACGTGGTGCGGCTGCTGCTCAAGGCGGGCGCCGACGTCAACGAGGCCATGCAGCCGAAGAAGAACGCCGGCCGTGGCCCCGCCCGCGGGACGAGCCCGCTGATCCTGGCCGTCGAGAACGGCCATTTCGACCTGGCCGTCGAGCTGCTCAAGGCCGGCGCCGACCCCAACGACCAGCGCTCGGGCTTTACGGCCCTCCACATGATGAGCTGGGTCCGCAAGCCGAACCGCGGAGACGGGCTCGACGACGCCCCCCCTCCCATCGGCAGCGGGACCATGACGAACCTCGACTTCGTCCGGGAACTCGCGGCCCGGGGCGCGAACGTCGACGCGCGGCTGGCCAAGGGGGCGGGAGGCCGCAGCCCCGTCGCGAAGTCCGGGGCGACGCCCTTCCTGATGGCCTGCGTGACGGCCGACGTGCCATTCCTGCGGACGCTCCTGGAACTTGGGGCCGACCCGTCGACCCCCAACTCGGACGGCTGCACGCCCCTGATGGCCGCCGCCGGCGTGGGCTCGCTCGCGCCCGGCGAGGAGGCCGGCACCGAGACCGAGGCCTACGAGGCCGTCCAGCTCGCCCTCGAACTCGGCGGCGACGTGAACACCGTCGACGCCAACGGCGAGACCGCCATGCACGGCGCCGCGTACAAGAGCCTCCCGTCCGTCGTCCAGTTGCTCGCCGATCGCGGGGCCAAGATCGAGATCTGGAACCGCAGGAACAAGCGGGGCTGGACCCCGCTGATGATCGCCGAGGGCCACCGGCCGGGCAACTTCAAGCCTTCGCCCGAGACCATCGTCGCGATCCAGCGGGTCATGGCCGCCGCGGGCGTCGCGCCGCCGACGGACGCCCCGCAGGCCGAGATCCGCAAGGGATACGAGGCCGACTCCGCGGCCAAACCCACGCCGTGA
- a CDS encoding Dabb family protein, whose protein sequence is MMKLLYVASLLLLGAALAYPALATAPKDEAEGPPLAHMVFFTLKDHSKDAVEAFAKDCETYLTKHEGTVYFSLGKRAEDVEEPPSVKDFDVALHVVFADRKYRDKYLKSTRHDEFVAAIKTRVEKARVFDSYLAKP, encoded by the coding sequence ATGATGAAACTGCTGTACGTCGCGTCGTTGCTGCTGCTCGGAGCCGCGCTCGCCTACCCGGCGCTCGCGACCGCCCCCAAGGACGAAGCCGAGGGGCCGCCGCTCGCGCATATGGTCTTCTTCACGCTCAAGGACCACTCGAAGGACGCGGTCGAGGCCTTCGCCAAGGACTGCGAGACCTACCTGACCAAGCACGAGGGGACCGTCTACTTCTCGCTGGGCAAGCGGGCCGAGGACGTGGAGGAGCCGCCCAGCGTGAAGGACTTCGACGTCGCCCTGCACGTCGTCTTCGCCGACAGGAAATACCGCGACAAGTACCTGAAGAGCACCCGGCACGACGAGTTCGTCGCCGCCATCAAGACCCGGGTCGAGAAGGCCCGGGTGTTCGACTCGTACCTGGCCAAGCCCTGA
- a CDS encoding RrF2 family transcriptional regulator: MKISAKAEYACLAVIALADRHQGDRPVPIREIAEAYEIPETFLTQILIRLKGAGLVNSTRGSSGGYRLARDPATISLGDVLRVIDGEGFQERPARRSTLDALARLWERIQASQVDILDRTTVAHLAAQGKTPDWTI, from the coding sequence GTGAAGATCTCGGCCAAGGCGGAATACGCGTGCCTGGCGGTGATCGCGCTGGCCGACCGCCATCAGGGCGACCGGCCGGTGCCGATCCGGGAGATCGCCGAGGCCTACGAAATCCCCGAGACCTTCCTGACGCAGATCCTGATCCGGCTCAAGGGGGCGGGGCTGGTCAACAGCACGCGGGGCTCTTCGGGCGGTTACCGCCTGGCGCGCGACCCGGCGACGATCTCGCTGGGCGACGTCCTTCGCGTGATCGACGGCGAGGGCTTCCAGGAGCGTCCCGCCCGGCGCTCCACGCTCGACGCCCTCGCACGGCTCTGGGAGCGAATCCAGGCCTCCCAGGTCGACATCCTGGACCGCACGACGGTCGCCCACCTCGCCGCCCAGGGCAAGACGCCCGACTGGACCATCTGA
- a CDS encoding RrF2 family transcriptional regulator — translation MTVSAKCYYALRAIYALAEYRGSAPMKANEIAERQHIPIKFLEAILSQLKGGGFVNSRRGAEGGYLLAKQPEDVTIGSVIRFIDGPVAPVDCVSQSRPKTCEYPGQCPFVGFWGRVRQAIADVVDETTFADLVKENQDLGFLYVADWTI, via the coding sequence ATGACCGTATCGGCCAAGTGTTATTACGCGTTGCGGGCCATCTACGCCCTGGCCGAATATCGCGGGTCCGCGCCGATGAAGGCCAACGAGATCGCCGAGCGGCAGCACATTCCCATCAAATTCCTGGAGGCGATCCTCAGCCAGCTCAAGGGCGGCGGCTTCGTGAACAGCCGGCGCGGGGCCGAGGGGGGCTACCTGCTCGCCAAGCAGCCCGAGGACGTCACCATCGGGTCGGTGATCCGCTTCATCGACGGCCCCGTTGCACCGGTCGACTGCGTCAGCCAGTCCCGCCCCAAGACCTGCGAGTATCCCGGCCAGTGCCCGTTCGTCGGCTTCTGGGGCCGCGTCCGCCAGGCCATCGCCGACGTCGTCGACGAGACGACCTTCGCCGACCTGGTCAAGGAAAACCAGGACCTCGGCTTCCTCTACGTCGCCGACTGGACGATCTGA
- a CDS encoding histone deacetylase family protein, whose protein sequence is MVPIVYHPRYNITAFGLERLHPFDGRKYGRIRDALIQRGLRRPNDFIRPAPARRYELAKVHTPDYLGSLWSSNVLAGILEVPAVRRLPWWLIDWRILGPMRLAAGGTIEACRLALEHGLAVNLGGGFHHAAADRGGGFCVYADIPIAARLLHDEGRLRTVLVVDLDAHQGNGVASIFRGWIWARILDVYEHNLFPLHKEPEDYPLPVPPGMTGSDYLEVVHAALPHVLDEVRPDLVVYNAGSDPFDGDPLTRLKLSANDLVDRDLLVVTEARDRGIPVAMVLSGGYSALSWKIHADAVEALLTRFDRA, encoded by the coding sequence ATGGTCCCGATCGTCTATCATCCCCGTTACAACATCACGGCCTTCGGCCTGGAGCGGCTCCATCCCTTCGACGGCCGGAAGTACGGGCGAATCCGCGACGCCCTCATCCAACGCGGCCTTCGGCGACCGAATGACTTCATCCGACCCGCCCCGGCGCGTCGCTATGAGTTGGCGAAAGTCCACACGCCGGACTACTTGGGGTCGCTGTGGAGTTCGAACGTGCTCGCCGGGATCCTGGAAGTCCCAGCGGTGCGGCGGCTCCCATGGTGGTTGATCGACTGGCGAATCCTGGGGCCGATGCGCCTCGCGGCGGGCGGGACGATCGAGGCTTGTCGGCTGGCCCTGGAACACGGGCTGGCCGTGAACCTCGGCGGCGGTTTCCACCATGCGGCGGCCGATCGGGGAGGCGGCTTCTGCGTCTACGCCGACATTCCGATCGCGGCACGGCTGCTCCACGACGAGGGCCGCCTGCGCACCGTGCTCGTCGTCGACCTCGACGCGCACCAGGGGAACGGCGTCGCGTCGATCTTCCGGGGCTGGATCTGGGCTCGGATCCTCGACGTGTACGAGCACAACCTCTTCCCGCTCCACAAGGAGCCCGAGGATTATCCCCTGCCCGTCCCGCCCGGCATGACGGGGAGCGACTACCTCGAGGTCGTCCACGCCGCCCTGCCCCACGTCCTCGACGAGGTGCGTCCCGACCTGGTCGTTTATAACGCCGGCTCGGACCCGTTCGACGGCGACCCGCTCACCCGGCTGAAGCTGTCTGCGAACGACCTCGTCGACCGCGACCTGCTCGTCGTGACCGAGGCCCGCGATCGCGGCATCCCCGTCGCCATGGTCCTCTCCGGAGGCTACTCGGCGCTCTCCTGGAAGATCCACGCCGACGCCGTCGAGGCCCTCCTGACGCGATTCGATCGGGCCTGA
- a CDS encoding ThuA domain-containing protein — protein sequence MSHGSFASRGVRRRTRGRRFAILLGVLWATSAVAGVEPWADPKLPVANGLRVWLDASRRPPGAEASSNADLATWADGSGERRDFVQPEPKARPRLIEVDGRSFVRFDGADDFLEAKGFEGGLREATAFLVVAPATNLGAFRGLLAGAETGRNDYTSGFTIDLGPLASTRLDAINVEGRGFQGFFNVVDSPRDLREAVTIAVRIGDGPAGSEIATTIDDRPQRPRARRVEPMRLDRLTLGSRLYSNEARPPYIQGFLHGDVAEVLLYDRALKNAEIDAVRAYLDAKHRGLTDVLRTIPEADGRRRLETVKNPPPFQMLVPGFEVVELPIDLKNVNNLKRRPDGKLFAVGYDGQIHVLSDTDGDGLENRAELFWDGRGSIVSPLDAALTPPGYSQGSGLFIPCKGKCVLVVDEDGDGRGDREIVVAKGWPELVHSVDAMGVALGPDGSLYVGTGCQKFENAYLLDASGKAHYDVGSERGTILKIAPDFKSRVIVATGVRFSVGLEFNHEGDLFATDQEGATWLPNGNPFDELLHIRAGRHYGFPPRHANHLPGVIDEPSTFDYTPQHQSTCGLTFNGVEGEPRFGPSWWAGDAIVAGYSRGKLYRTHLAKVRGEYVAKSELFASAGMLLVDACVGADGSLVVAAHSGSPDWGSGPEGRGKLFKVRYTGPDLPQPSLAWSADPHEVRVAFDRPIEPESLHDLARGVAIEYGRAVAPADRFETLRPGYAVVAQQLASPRDLLAVRSVGLAPDRRTLILTTDAQSAAVPYAVTLPGLGRTAPDADAPIAAGKPLPQRAETDLAFNLNGVEARWQAATGGPAIAVWLPHLDLAAARGLTIASAEHNHFWADLIAPGVLTLRAQLRLKDLLRPAVQPGSNVDPGLSPEKALLTIRGPRGLRVEAPGASVERKDFGDDLVAITLAYDAATDAPAPIALTCPTGTPAELEVDFHTNEDPRPRMLSPSRILLPWASLSEETAPALSREATFPPEFAGGDRRKGREVFLGAAAQCSKCHTIRGEGGKIGPDLSNLVERDFGSVFRDVAQPNAAINPDFVAYQVALADGRALTGSVRTEADRLHIGLTTGDEVVVPRSDVEEMKPAGISTMPEGLPAAIGPENLKHLLAFLLLAPPAPAPIHRDDAPPPRTRAEWEAATQGRKAPADAASKPLRITLAAGPKDHGIDEHDYPLWLDRWSELLGSAANVSARAVKDGTGLEFADQSDVIVWYSANGTWSDDQAAKLRAYLDRGGGLVVIHFGVNGGKAPDALADLLGLAWADGAKYRHGPVDLTFAPAKSPITEGFAKLHLVDESYWNLRGDAGRIEVLAAAPEEDAPRPLMWTRSQGKGRVFVSIPGHYTWTFDDPLFRLILLRAVAWTGDQPIDRLIDLATEGARLEAK from the coding sequence ATGTCGCACGGTTCGTTCGCATCGCGGGGGGTGAGAAGGCGGACGCGAGGCCGGCGATTCGCAATCCTCCTGGGCGTCCTGTGGGCGACGTCGGCGGTCGCCGGCGTCGAGCCCTGGGCCGATCCGAAGCTCCCCGTCGCCAACGGCCTGCGAGTCTGGCTCGACGCCTCGCGCCGGCCGCCGGGCGCGGAGGCGTCGTCGAACGCGGACCTGGCGACCTGGGCCGACGGCTCGGGCGAGCGTCGCGACTTCGTCCAGCCCGAGCCGAAGGCCCGCCCGCGGCTCATCGAAGTCGACGGCCGGTCGTTCGTCCGGTTCGACGGGGCCGACGACTTCCTCGAAGCGAAGGGGTTCGAGGGGGGCCTGCGCGAGGCCACGGCCTTCCTCGTCGTCGCGCCAGCCACGAACCTGGGCGCGTTCCGGGGGCTGCTCGCCGGGGCCGAGACCGGTCGGAACGACTACACCTCGGGCTTCACCATCGACCTCGGCCCCCTCGCATCGACGCGTCTCGACGCGATCAACGTCGAGGGCCGCGGCTTCCAGGGGTTCTTCAACGTCGTCGACTCCCCGCGCGACCTGCGCGAGGCCGTGACGATCGCGGTCCGCATCGGCGACGGGCCGGCGGGGTCGGAGATCGCCACGACGATCGACGACCGCCCGCAGCGTCCCCGCGCGCGACGGGTCGAGCCGATGCGGCTCGACCGGCTCACGCTCGGCTCGCGGCTCTACAGCAACGAGGCCCGGCCGCCCTACATCCAGGGCTTCCTCCACGGCGACGTCGCCGAGGTCCTGCTCTACGACCGCGCCCTCAAAAATGCCGAGATCGACGCCGTCCGCGCCTACCTCGACGCCAAGCACCGCGGGCTCACCGACGTCCTCCGCACGATCCCCGAGGCGGACGGCCGGCGGCGGCTGGAGACGGTCAAGAATCCGCCCCCCTTCCAGATGCTCGTCCCGGGCTTTGAAGTCGTCGAACTGCCGATCGATTTGAAGAATGTGAACAACCTCAAGCGTCGGCCCGACGGCAAGCTCTTCGCGGTCGGCTACGACGGCCAGATCCACGTCCTGTCCGACACGGACGGCGACGGCCTGGAAAATCGCGCCGAACTTTTCTGGGACGGCCGGGGCTCGATCGTCTCGCCGCTCGACGCTGCCCTGACCCCGCCGGGGTATTCGCAAGGCTCGGGGCTGTTCATCCCCTGCAAGGGGAAGTGCGTGCTCGTCGTCGACGAGGACGGCGACGGCCGCGGCGACCGCGAGATCGTGGTCGCGAAGGGTTGGCCCGAGCTGGTCCACAGCGTCGACGCGATGGGCGTCGCCCTGGGGCCCGACGGCTCCCTGTACGTCGGAACGGGTTGCCAGAAGTTCGAGAACGCCTATCTCCTGGACGCCTCGGGGAAGGCCCATTACGACGTCGGCAGCGAGCGCGGCACCATTTTGAAGATCGCGCCCGACTTCAAGAGTCGTGTGATCGTGGCGACGGGCGTCCGGTTCTCGGTCGGCCTGGAGTTCAACCACGAGGGCGACCTGTTCGCGACCGACCAGGAGGGGGCGACGTGGCTGCCCAACGGCAACCCGTTCGATGAGCTGCTGCACATCCGGGCCGGTCGGCACTATGGCTTTCCGCCCCGGCACGCCAATCACCTGCCGGGCGTGATCGACGAGCCCTCGACGTTCGACTACACGCCCCAGCACCAGTCGACGTGCGGCCTGACGTTCAACGGGGTCGAGGGCGAGCCGAGGTTCGGCCCCTCGTGGTGGGCCGGCGACGCGATCGTGGCCGGCTACTCGCGCGGCAAGCTCTATCGGACGCATCTGGCCAAGGTCCGCGGCGAGTACGTCGCGAAGTCCGAACTCTTCGCGTCGGCGGGCATGCTGCTGGTCGACGCCTGCGTCGGGGCCGACGGCTCGCTCGTCGTCGCCGCGCACAGCGGGTCGCCCGACTGGGGGAGCGGGCCCGAGGGCCGGGGCAAGCTGTTCAAGGTACGTTACACCGGCCCCGACCTGCCTCAACCCTCACTAGCGTGGTCGGCGGACCCCCACGAGGTCCGGGTCGCCTTCGACCGCCCGATCGAACCCGAATCGCTGCACGACCTCGCCCGGGGCGTGGCGATCGAATACGGCCGCGCGGTGGCCCCGGCCGACCGGTTCGAAACGCTGAGGCCCGGCTACGCGGTCGTCGCGCAGCAGCTCGCCTCGCCGCGCGACCTGCTGGCCGTGCGGAGCGTCGGCCTGGCCCCCGACCGCCGCACGCTCATCCTGACCACCGACGCCCAGTCGGCGGCCGTCCCCTACGCGGTCACGCTCCCGGGCCTGGGGCGGACGGCCCCGGACGCCGACGCGCCCATCGCGGCCGGGAAGCCCCTCCCCCAGCGGGCCGAGACCGACCTCGCCTTCAACCTCAACGGCGTCGAGGCCCGCTGGCAGGCCGCGACGGGCGGTCCGGCGATCGCGGTCTGGCTCCCGCACTTGGACCTGGCCGCCGCACGGGGCCTCACGATCGCGAGCGCCGAACACAATCACTTCTGGGCCGACCTGATCGCCCCCGGCGTCTTGACCCTCCGCGCCCAGTTGCGGCTCAAGGATCTCCTGCGTCCGGCCGTCCAGCCCGGCTCGAACGTCGATCCCGGCCTGTCGCCGGAGAAGGCGTTGCTGACGATCAGAGGCCCCCGCGGCCTGCGCGTCGAGGCTCCCGGCGCGAGCGTGGAGCGGAAGGATTTCGGCGACGACCTCGTTGCGATCACCCTGGCTTACGACGCCGCCACGGACGCCCCGGCGCCGATCGCGCTGACCTGCCCGACGGGGACGCCCGCGGAACTCGAGGTCGACTTCCACACCAACGAGGATCCCCGCCCGCGCATGCTGTCCCCGAGCCGGATCTTGCTGCCGTGGGCCAGCCTGAGTGAAGAGACGGCCCCAGCGCTTTCGCGTGAGGCGACCTTCCCTCCCGAGTTCGCCGGCGGCGACCGCCGCAAGGGTCGCGAGGTCTTCCTCGGGGCCGCCGCGCAGTGCTCGAAGTGCCACACGATCCGGGGCGAGGGGGGGAAGATCGGGCCCGACCTGTCGAACCTCGTCGAGCGCGACTTCGGGTCCGTCTTCCGCGACGTCGCCCAGCCCAACGCGGCGATCAACCCCGACTTCGTGGCGTACCAGGTCGCCCTCGCCGACGGCCGCGCGCTGACCGGCTCGGTCCGCACCGAGGCCGACCGCCTGCACATCGGCCTGACCACGGGCGACGAGGTCGTCGTGCCGAGGTCCGACGTGGAGGAGATGAAGCCCGCGGGGATCTCGACGATGCCCGAGGGCCTGCCGGCCGCGATCGGTCCCGAGAACCTGAAGCACCTGCTGGCCTTCTTGCTGCTGGCCCCGCCCGCCCCCGCGCCGATCCACCGCGACGACGCCCCCCCGCCCCGCACTCGCGCCGAGTGGGAGGCTGCGACGCAGGGCCGTAAGGCACCCGCCGACGCCGCCTCGAAGCCCCTGCGGATCACGCTCGCCGCCGGGCCCAAGGACCACGGCATCGACGAGCACGACTACCCCCTGTGGCTCGACCGCTGGTCGGAACTCCTGGGGTCGGCCGCGAACGTATCGGCCCGCGCGGTGAAGGACGGCACCGGCCTGGAGTTCGCCGACCAGTCCGACGTGATCGTCTGGTACTCGGCGAACGGGACCTGGTCCGACGACCAGGCCGCGAAGCTCCGCGCCTATCTCGACCGCGGCGGCGGCCTGGTCGTGATCCACTTCGGCGTCAACGGCGGCAAGGCCCCCGACGCCCTGGCCGACCTGCTCGGCCTCGCCTGGGCCGACGGCGCCAAGTACCGCCACGGGCCCGTCGACCTGACCTTCGCGCCGGCGAAATCGCCGATCACCGAGGGGTTCGCCAAACTCCACCTCGTCGACGAGAGCTACTGGAACCTCCGCGGGGACGCGGGCCGCATCGAAGTCCTCGCCGCCGCACCCGAGGAAGACGCCCCCCGCCCCCTGATGTGGACCCGCAGCCAGGGCAAGGGCCGAGTCTTCGTCTCCATCCCCGGCCACTACACCTGGACGTTCGACGACCCCCTCTTCCGCCTCATTTTGCTCCGCGCCGTCGCCTGGACCGGCGACCAGCCGATCGACCGCCTCATCGACCTGGCGACCGAAGGGGCGCGGCTGGAGGCGAAGTGA
- a CDS encoding ester cyclase, whose translation MSAENRTLSRRWFEEVWNERRADAIDELLSPEGVGHMESGDFVGVEPFRQVRDQFIAAFPDLRFEIEDMVADGDAVVVRWNVRGTHTGEGLGIAPCHRPVTARGMTWHRFHDGVMVEGWDAWNQGAFFQHLQEAPAEPVASDETILGRRAEVAARIREVREDRFGATGGPEAARRLGLPVRTWYNYETGVAVPAEVLLAFLDLTGVEPAWLLTGEGPMYRGDRKGSES comes from the coding sequence ATGAGCGCCGAGAACCGCACACTGTCGCGGCGATGGTTCGAGGAGGTCTGGAACGAGCGGCGGGCCGACGCCATCGACGAGCTGTTGAGCCCCGAGGGCGTGGGCCACATGGAGTCCGGCGACTTCGTCGGCGTCGAGCCCTTCCGCCAGGTCCGCGACCAGTTCATCGCGGCCTTCCCCGACCTCAGGTTCGAGATCGAGGACATGGTCGCGGACGGCGACGCCGTGGTCGTCCGCTGGAACGTCCGGGGGACGCACACGGGCGAGGGCCTGGGGATCGCGCCCTGCCACCGCCCGGTCACGGCTCGGGGGATGACCTGGCACCGCTTCCACGACGGCGTCATGGTCGAGGGCTGGGACGCCTGGAACCAGGGGGCCTTCTTCCAGCATCTCCAGGAAGCCCCGGCCGAGCCCGTCGCGAGCGACGAGACCATCCTCGGCCGTCGCGCGGAGGTGGCCGCTCGGATCCGCGAGGTGCGCGAGGACCGCTTCGGGGCGACGGGCGGCCCCGAGGCGGCCCGGCGGCTGGGGCTCCCCGTCCGGACCTGGTACAACTACGAGACCGGCGTCGCCGTCCCCGCGGAAGTCCTGCTCGCCTTCCTCGACCTGACCGGCGTCGAGCCGGCGTGGCTGCTGACCGGCGAAGGCCCGATGTATCGGGGCGACCGAAAGGGATCCGAATCATGA